One window from the genome of Pseudomonas sp. L5B5 encodes:
- a CDS encoding ribonucleoside-diphosphate reductase subunit alpha, producing MQTDTTRENPQANAPQAADSNLDLSATAPGQLRVIKRNGTVVAYTDDKITVAITKAFLAVEGGTAAASSRIHDTVARLTEQVTATFKRRMPSGGTIHIEEIQDQVELALMRAGEQKVARDYVIYRDSRAKERATRSTSEEPVNAHPSIRISRADGSFAPLDMGRLNTIVSEACEGLEEVDGDLIQRETLKNLYDGVAIKDVNTALVMTARTLVEREPNYSFVTARLLMDTLRAEGLGFLGVADSATHHEMADLYAKALPAYVAKGVEFELLNPVLAEFDLEKLGKAINHERDQQFTYLGLQTLYDRYFIHKDGVRFELPQIFFMRVAMGLAIEEKQREDRAIEFYNLLSSFDYMASTPTLFNAGTLRPQLSSCYLTTVPDDLSGIYHAIHDNAMLSKFAGGLGNDWTPVRALGSYIKGTNGKSQGVVPFLKVVNDTAVAVNQGGKRKGAVCAYLETWHLDIEEFIELRKNTGDDRRRTHDMNTANWIPDLFMKRVFDDGKWTLFSPNEVPDLHDLTGKAFEERYEYYEALTEYNKIKVFKTIQAKDLWRKMLSMLFETGHPWLTFKDPCNLRSPQQHVGVVHSSNLCTEITLNTNKDEIAVCNLGSINLPNHIVDGKLDTAKLQRTVNTAVRMLDNVIDINYYSVPQAQNSNFKHRPVGLGIMGFQDALYLQHIAYGSDAAVEFADKSMEAVSYFAIQASCDLADERGSYETFQGSLWSKGILPLDSQQILIEARGQKYIDVDLNETLDWAPVRARVQKGIRNSNIMAIAPTATIANITGVSQSIEPTYQNLYVKSNLSGEFTVINPYLVRDLKARGLWDSVMINDLKYYDGSVQQIERIPQELKDLYATAFEVETKWIVDAASRRQKWIDQAQSLNLYIAGASGKKLDVTYRMAWYRGLKTTYYLRALAATSTEKSTINTGKLNAVSSGGDHGDSAILAAPAGPAPVPKACAIDEPDCEACQ from the coding sequence ATGCAAACCGACACAACTCGCGAGAACCCGCAGGCCAATGCGCCGCAGGCCGCCGATTCCAACCTGGATCTGTCTGCTACCGCACCTGGCCAATTGCGCGTGATCAAGCGTAACGGCACTGTCGTTGCCTATACCGACGACAAGATCACCGTCGCTATCACCAAGGCGTTCCTTGCAGTTGAAGGCGGCACCGCTGCCGCCTCGTCGCGCATCCACGACACCGTGGCGCGCCTGACCGAACAGGTCACCGCAACCTTCAAGCGTCGCATGCCATCGGGCGGCACCATCCACATCGAAGAAATCCAGGACCAGGTCGAACTGGCACTGATGCGTGCCGGCGAGCAGAAAGTCGCTCGCGACTACGTGATCTACCGTGACTCCCGTGCCAAGGAACGCGCCACCCGCTCCACCAGCGAAGAGCCGGTGAACGCCCACCCTTCGATCCGCATCTCTCGCGCCGACGGCAGTTTCGCGCCCCTGGACATGGGCCGCCTGAACACCATCGTCAGCGAAGCCTGCGAAGGCCTGGAAGAAGTCGACGGCGACCTGATCCAGCGCGAAACCCTGAAGAACCTGTACGACGGCGTGGCCATCAAGGACGTCAACACCGCCCTGGTGATGACCGCCCGTACCCTGGTTGAGCGCGAGCCGAACTACTCGTTCGTCACCGCCCGCCTGCTGATGGACACCCTGCGCGCCGAAGGCCTGGGCTTCCTGGGCGTGGCCGACAGCGCCACCCACCACGAAATGGCCGACCTGTACGCCAAGGCGCTGCCAGCCTACGTCGCCAAGGGTGTCGAGTTCGAACTGCTGAACCCGGTCCTGGCCGAATTCGACCTGGAGAAACTCGGCAAGGCCATCAACCACGAGCGTGACCAGCAGTTCACTTACCTGGGCCTGCAGACCCTGTACGACCGCTACTTCATCCACAAGGACGGCGTACGCTTCGAACTGCCACAGATCTTCTTCATGCGCGTGGCCATGGGCCTGGCGATCGAAGAGAAGCAACGCGAAGACCGCGCCATCGAGTTCTACAACCTGCTGTCGTCCTTCGACTACATGGCATCGACCCCGACCCTGTTCAACGCCGGCACCCTGCGTCCACAGCTGTCGAGCTGCTACCTGACCACCGTGCCGGACGACCTGTCGGGCATCTACCACGCGATCCACGACAACGCCATGCTGTCGAAATTCGCCGGTGGCCTGGGCAACGACTGGACGCCTGTGCGTGCACTGGGCTCCTACATCAAGGGCACCAACGGCAAATCCCAGGGCGTCGTGCCGTTCCTGAAAGTGGTCAACGACACGGCCGTTGCGGTCAACCAGGGCGGCAAGCGCAAGGGCGCTGTCTGTGCCTACCTGGAAACCTGGCACCTGGACATCGAAGAATTCATCGAGCTGCGCAAGAACACTGGTGATGACCGTCGTCGTACCCACGACATGAACACCGCCAACTGGATCCCCGACCTGTTCATGAAGCGCGTCTTCGATGACGGCAAGTGGACCCTGTTCTCGCCAAACGAAGTACCCGATCTGCACGACCTGACCGGCAAGGCCTTCGAAGAGCGCTACGAGTACTACGAAGCCCTGACCGAATACAACAAGATCAAGGTATTCAAGACCATCCAGGCCAAGGACCTGTGGCGCAAGATGCTCTCGATGCTGTTCGAGACCGGCCACCCGTGGCTGACCTTCAAGGACCCATGCAACCTGCGTTCGCCACAGCAGCACGTGGGCGTGGTCCACAGCTCGAACCTGTGCACCGAGATCACCCTGAACACCAACAAGGATGAAATCGCAGTCTGCAACCTGGGTTCGATCAACCTGCCGAACCACATCGTCGACGGCAAGCTGGACACCGCCAAGCTGCAGCGCACCGTGAACACCGCCGTACGCATGCTCGACAACGTGATCGACATCAACTACTACTCGGTGCCGCAAGCGCAGAACTCGAACTTCAAGCACCGCCCAGTGGGCCTGGGCATCATGGGCTTCCAGGACGCCCTGTACCTGCAGCACATTGCCTACGGTTCCGACGCTGCCGTCGAGTTCGCCGACAAGTCGATGGAAGCGGTCAGCTACTTCGCGATCCAGGCCTCCTGCGACCTGGCCGACGAGCGCGGCTCGTACGAGACCTTCCAGGGTTCGCTGTGGTCCAAGGGCATCCTGCCACTGGATTCGCAACAGATCCTGATCGAAGCCCGCGGCCAGAAGTACATCGATGTCGACCTGAACGAAACCCTGGACTGGGCACCTGTCCGCGCTCGCGTACAGAAAGGCATTCGCAACTCGAACATCATGGCCATCGCACCGACCGCGACCATCGCCAACATCACCGGCGTATCGCAGTCCATCGAGCCGACCTACCAGAACCTGTACGTGAAATCGAACCTGTCGGGCGAATTCACCGTGATCAACCCCTACCTGGTTCGCGACCTCAAGGCGCGCGGCCTGTGGGACTCGGTCATGATCAACGACCTGAAGTACTACGATGGTTCGGTACAGCAGATCGAACGCATTCCGCAGGAGCTCAAGGACCTGTACGCCACCGCGTTCGAAGTCGAGACCAAGTGGATCGTCGATGCCGCCTCCCGTCGCCAGAAGTGGATCGACCAGGCCCAGTCGCTGAACCTGTACATCGCCGGCGCCTCGGGCAAGAAGCTGGACGTGACCTACCGCATGGCCTGGTACCGTGGCCTGAAAACCACCTACTACCTCCGTGCCCTGGCTGCCACCAGCACCGAGAAGTCCACCATCAACACCGGCAAGCTGAATGCCGTATCCAGCGGCGGCGACCATGGCGACAGCGCAATTCTCGCTGCCCCAGCCGGCCCCGCTCCAGTGCCGAAGGCCTGTGCCATCGACGAGCCGGATTGCGAAGCTTGCCAATAA
- a CDS encoding response regulator: protein MEQEAWQVLIVEDDQRLAELTREYLESNGLRVTIEGNGALAGARIIAEQPDLVILDLMLPGEDGLSICRKVRDRYDGPILMLTARTDDMDQVMGLDLGADDYVCKPVRPRLLLARIQALLRRSEAPEPIQEKTRRLQFGPLMVDNALREAWLSGVGIELTSAEFDLLWLLVANAGRILSREEIFTALRGIGYDGQDRSIDVRISRIRPKIGDDPDHPRLIKTIRSKGYLFVPEAATGLPL, encoded by the coding sequence GTGGAGCAAGAAGCGTGGCAGGTACTGATTGTCGAGGATGACCAGCGTCTGGCTGAGTTGACCCGGGAATATCTGGAGAGCAACGGGTTGCGGGTGACGATCGAGGGCAATGGCGCCCTGGCTGGGGCACGGATCATCGCCGAGCAGCCGGACCTGGTGATCCTCGACCTTATGCTGCCGGGAGAAGATGGCCTGAGCATTTGCCGCAAGGTTCGGGACCGCTACGACGGGCCGATCCTCATGCTGACCGCCCGTACCGACGACATGGACCAGGTCATGGGCCTGGACCTGGGGGCCGATGATTATGTCTGCAAGCCCGTGCGTCCACGCTTGCTGCTCGCGCGGATCCAGGCCCTGCTGCGGCGTAGCGAAGCGCCGGAACCGATCCAGGAGAAAACCCGACGCCTGCAGTTCGGCCCGCTGATGGTGGACAACGCCCTGCGCGAAGCCTGGCTCAGCGGGGTAGGGATCGAACTGACCAGTGCCGAGTTCGACCTGCTGTGGCTGCTGGTGGCCAATGCTGGGCGAATTCTTTCCCGAGAAGAAATCTTCACGGCCCTGCGCGGCATCGGGTATGACGGCCAGGACCGCTCCATCGACGTGCGCATCTCGCGTATCCGGCCGAAGATCGGCGATGACCCGGACCATCCGCGCCTGATCAAGACCATTCGCAGCAAGGGGTATCTGTTCGTGCCCGAAGCGGCTACCGGCCTGCCCCTGTGA
- a CDS encoding ATP-binding protein → MNSIFLRIYGGMCAALILVALLGVLALHLLNQVRSEQYRERLAHGTFSLMADNLQPMSEIERRRALAVWERLLGIPLSLKTFGQTDLDSSQRGRVLRGQALVEQTGPFAARIYRLVSEREQLLLSAEVQQISEQLARATIYLLADELVRYPVAEQPQRLAALKQDKGFGFDMHLSTLDATDMDDDQRRRVAEGDTVMALGKGGDSIRVFAGLVGTPWVLEIGPLYQMNPYPPEWLVLIAVLGLSLIGLIVYLLVRQLERRVNGLEAAATRIAKGSLEVRVPTRGADSVGRLAAAFNGMAEHLQRLLAIQRELVRAVSHELRTPVARLRFGLEMIASAGTDQGRQKYLDGMDNDIQDLDRLVDEMLTYARLEQGSPALDFQRINLDALINQVIGELAPLRANLKVERGLCLSAADCDGAWVEAEPRYLHRALQNLVGNAMRHAESHVTVSYQVGQSRCRVDVEDDGPGVPESAWEKIFTPFLRLDDSRTRASGGHGLGLSIVRRIIYWHGGRALISRSTSLGGACFSLSWPRQQESR, encoded by the coding sequence GTGAACTCGATCTTCCTGCGCATCTATGGCGGCATGTGTGCGGCACTGATCCTGGTGGCGCTGCTCGGGGTACTGGCCCTGCACCTGCTCAACCAGGTGCGCAGCGAGCAGTACCGTGAGCGTCTGGCCCATGGCACGTTCTCCCTGATGGCCGACAACCTGCAACCGATGAGCGAGATCGAGCGCCGCCGGGCCCTGGCCGTCTGGGAGCGATTGCTGGGCATTCCCTTGAGCCTCAAGACCTTCGGCCAGACCGACCTGGACAGTAGCCAGCGTGGCCGGGTGTTGCGCGGCCAGGCCCTGGTGGAGCAGACCGGGCCGTTCGCCGCCCGGATCTATCGTCTGGTCAGCGAAAGGGAACAACTGTTGCTCAGTGCCGAGGTGCAGCAGATCAGCGAGCAACTGGCCCGGGCCACCATCTACCTGCTGGCGGACGAGCTGGTGCGCTATCCGGTGGCCGAGCAACCCCAGCGTCTGGCGGCGTTGAAGCAGGACAAGGGCTTTGGTTTCGACATGCACTTGTCCACCCTCGATGCCACCGACATGGACGACGATCAGCGTCGCCGGGTTGCTGAAGGCGACACGGTGATGGCGCTGGGCAAGGGAGGGGATTCGATCCGGGTATTCGCCGGCCTGGTGGGCACGCCCTGGGTGCTGGAGATCGGTCCGCTGTACCAGATGAACCCTTATCCCCCTGAGTGGCTGGTGCTGATTGCCGTGCTGGGCCTGAGCCTGATCGGCCTGATCGTCTATCTGCTGGTGCGGCAACTGGAACGTCGGGTCAATGGCCTGGAGGCGGCGGCCACGCGTATCGCCAAGGGCAGTCTGGAGGTGCGGGTTCCGACCCGGGGTGCGGATTCGGTAGGGCGCCTGGCGGCGGCCTTCAACGGCATGGCCGAGCACCTGCAGCGGTTGCTGGCGATCCAGCGCGAACTGGTGCGGGCAGTGTCCCATGAGCTGCGCACTCCGGTGGCGCGCCTGCGTTTCGGCCTGGAGATGATCGCCTCGGCGGGGACTGACCAGGGGCGCCAGAAGTATCTGGACGGCATGGACAACGATATCCAGGACCTCGACCGGCTGGTGGACGAGATGCTCACTTATGCACGGCTGGAGCAGGGTTCGCCAGCACTGGACTTCCAGCGCATCAACCTGGATGCGCTGATCAACCAGGTGATCGGTGAGCTGGCGCCATTGCGCGCCAACCTCAAGGTCGAGCGCGGCCTGTGCCTGTCCGCCGCCGACTGCGATGGCGCCTGGGTCGAGGCCGAACCGCGTTACCTGCACCGGGCGCTGCAGAACCTGGTAGGCAACGCCATGCGTCATGCCGAGTCCCATGTGACCGTCAGTTACCAGGTGGGGCAGTCGCGTTGCCGGGTGGATGTGGAAGATGACGGCCCCGGGGTGCCGGAGAGTGCCTGGGAGAAGATCTTCACGCCGTTCCTGCGCCTGGATGACAGCCGGACCCGAGCGTCCGGCGGCCATGGGCTAGGGTTGTCGATCGTGCGGCGGATCATCTACTGGCATGGCGGCCGGGCGCTGATCAGCCGAAGCACGAGCCTGGGAGGCGCCTGCTTCAGCCTGAGCTGGCCGCGGCAACAGGAGTCGCGCTAG
- a CDS encoding 4'-phosphopantetheinyl transferase family protein, which yields MNEHHSLPACCTSPDASWPLPDALPHALLLSTRFDPKQLATDDFQRSGIEAPPNIQRSVTKRQAEFLAGRLCARSALWQLQQLDWVPPIGADRAPIWPEHICGSITHSTGRAAAIVADKQHWRALGMDLEVLLEGERAANLAGHILTPAELLRRDQLPPELHALAVTLTFSIKESLYKTLYPLVQKNFYFEHAEVLEWSLEGQVRLRLLTELSEEWHQGRELSGQFTVQDGQVLSLIAIAA from the coding sequence ATGAACGAACACCACTCCCTCCCCGCCTGCTGCACCTCCCCGGACGCGTCCTGGCCCTTGCCGGATGCCTTGCCCCATGCCCTGTTGCTCAGCACCCGGTTCGACCCCAAGCAACTGGCCACCGATGACTTCCAGCGCAGCGGCATCGAGGCGCCACCGAACATCCAGCGCTCGGTGACCAAGCGCCAGGCCGAGTTCCTGGCAGGACGCCTGTGCGCGCGCAGCGCCCTATGGCAATTGCAACAGCTGGACTGGGTTCCCCCGATCGGCGCGGATCGGGCACCGATCTGGCCAGAGCATATCTGCGGTTCGATCACTCACAGTACCGGGCGCGCTGCGGCCATCGTCGCCGACAAACAGCACTGGCGGGCACTGGGCATGGACCTGGAAGTGCTGCTCGAGGGCGAGCGCGCAGCCAACCTGGCAGGACACATCCTGACACCCGCCGAGTTGCTGCGCCGCGACCAGCTCCCCCCCGAACTGCACGCCCTGGCGGTGACCCTGACGTTCTCGATCAAGGAAAGCCTGTACAAGACCCTTTATCCGCTGGTGCAGAAGAACTTCTACTTCGAGCACGCCGAAGTGCTGGAGTGGAGCCTCGAGGGCCAGGTGCGACTGAGGTTGCTGACCGAGCTGTCCGAGGAGTGGCACCAGGGCCGCGAGCTGAGCGGCCAGTTCACCGTCCAGGACGGGCAGGTCCTGAGCCTCATCGCCATTGCCGCCTGA